The Planctomycetia bacterium region ACCTTGTGGAACGACGAACTGCCTGAGTGCATCCACCAGAATCATGTGTTTCGAGTGCGTCTCCGATCCGGGGAGCTGACTCCATTGTTCTTGAGTTGGCTCATCGGAAGCCAGCGCGGGAAGAGGTACTTTCTTAGGTCGGCGAAGCAGACAACGGGGATTGCCTCGATCAACATGACTCAGCTTCGCGCGTTTCCGTTACTGATCCCGCCGATACATCTTCAACGCGCATTCGGCGACCATATATCTGCTATAGATAGACTGGGGAACGCTCAATTTTCCAGCCTGGCCGAACTCGACGCTCTCTTTGCCGCCCTCCAGTACCGCGCCTTCCGCGATGCGTTGTAATCACTAGAATCTGCGACACTATCCTATGTTTTCCCGCGTCCAAACCCGCCACTTCCGCAGTCTGAAGGCAGTCGATCAGCCATTGGGTCCGATACAGGCGCTCGTAGGACCAAACGCGAGCGGAAAGACCACGTTTCTCGACGTCATCGCGCTATTGAGTGACCTCATGCGCGGCCGGGGCGATGTGCGTGACGCCATCCGGTCCCGAAGCGCTAGTTTTGAAAAACTTCTTTGGCAGGGACAGCGTAACGGCAGTGTGCATGGCAATGCATTTCAGCTCGCGGTCGAATCACCGATACCAGACGCGGTGCGTCTACGTATGTCGGATGACAAGCATCATTTCGCGCTTGTCCGATATG contains the following coding sequences:
- a CDS encoding restriction endonuclease subunit S gives rise to the protein TLWNDELPECIHQNHVFRVRLRSGELTPLFLSWLIGSQRGKRYFLRSAKQTTGIASINMTQLRAFPLLIPPIHLQRAFGDHISAIDRLGNAQFSSLAELDALFAALQYRAFRDAL